The proteins below come from a single Aegilops tauschii subsp. strangulata cultivar AL8/78 chromosome 6, Aet v6.0, whole genome shotgun sequence genomic window:
- the LOC141025713 gene encoding uncharacterized protein produces MASPGSTGTTRSRRTNPFEGPDPVVIRDLNIHARVPVVLDHLTSTYYAWKTYFSLVFREHNLRDHIDGSVDSRFMEDDEEWTSINATLIRWFYTTISKDLFHTVVSADDDAHAVWTKLNGLFTDNALQRKVFLHGEFFGC; encoded by the coding sequence ATGGCCTCCCCCGGTTCCACCGGTACCACCCGCAGCCGCCGCACCAACCCCTTCGAAGGCCCCGATCCCGTCGTCATCCGCGATCTCAATATTCACGCTCGGGTTCCCGTCGTCCTCGATCACCTCACCTCCACCTACTATGCCTGGAAGACGTACTTCTCCCTTGTGTTCCGTGAGCACAATCTCCGGGATCACATCGATGGCTCCGTGGACTCCCGCTTCATGGAGGACGATGAGGAATGGACGTCCATTAACGCCACTCTCATCCGCTGGTTCTACACCACCATCTCGAAGGACCTCTTCCACACGGTGGTCTCCGCCGATGATGACGCTCACGCCGTTTGGACTAAGCTCAAcggcctcttcaccgacaacGCGCTCCAACGCAAGGTTTTCTTGCACGGCGAGTTTTTTGGGTGCTAG
- the LOC109764101 gene encoding serine carboxypeptidase 3: protein MATTSRLLLLLAAVCLLAGAADALRLPPDASFPGAQAERLIRALNLLPGASSGRGGKVGAGAEDVAPGQLLERRVTLPGLPEGVSDLGHHAGYYRLPNTHDARMFYFFFESRGKKEDPVVIWLTGGPGCSSELAVFYENGPFAIANNMSLVWNKFGWDKISNIIFVDQPTGTGFSYSSDDRDTRHDEAGVSNDLYDFLQVFFKKHPEFVKNDFFITGESYAGHYIPAFASRVHQGNKKNEGTHINLKGFAIGNGLTDPAIQYKAYTDYALDMNLIQKADYDRINKFIPPCEFAIKLCGTDGKASCMAAYMVCNTIFNSIMKLVGTKNYYDVRKECEGKLCYDFSNLEKFFGDKAVRQAIGVGDIEFVSCSTSVYQAMLTDWMRNLEVGIPALLEDGINVLIYAGEYDLICNWLGNSRWVHSMEWSGQKDFAKTAESSFLVDDAQAGVLKSHGALSFLKVHNAGHMVPMDQPKAALEMLRRFTQGKLKEAVPEEESSTTTFYTAM from the exons ATGGCGACCACCTCGCGTCTCCTGCTCCTCCTCGCTGCCGTCTGCCTCCTCGCCGGCGCGGCGGACGCGCTCCGGCTGCCCCCGGACGCCAGCTTCCCGGGCGCGCAGGCGGAGCGCCTCATCCGCGCGCTCAACCTGCTCCCCGGGGCGTCCTCCGGCCGCGGCGGCAAGGTCGGTGCGGGGGCAGAGGACGTCGCGCCCGGGCAGCTGCTGGAGCGCCGGGTCACGCTGCCCGGGCTCCCCGAGGGCGTCAGCGACCTCGGCCACCACGCCGGTTACTACCGCCTCCCCAACACCCACGACGCCAG GATGTTCTACTTCTTCTTCGAGTCGCGGGGCAAGAAGGAGGACCCCGTGGTGATCTGGCTCACCGGCGGCCCCGGCTGCAGCAGCGAGCTCGCCGTCTTCTACGAGAACGGGCCCTTCGCCATCGCCAACAACATGTCCCTCGTCTGGAACAAGTTCGGATGGGACAAG ATCTCGAACATCATATTCGTTGATCAGCCCACCGGGACTGGGTTCAGCTACAGCTCCGACGACCGCGATACCCGTCACGACGAGGCAGGGGTCAGCAACGACCTGTATGACTTTCTCCAG GTCTTCTTCAAGAAGCACCCGGAGTTTGTAAAGAACGACTTCTTTATAACTGGAGAGTCCTATGCTGGGCACTACATTCCAGCATTTGCAAGCCGAGTTCACCAGGGAAACAAGAAAAATGAGGGCACTCACATAAACTTGAAG GGATTTGCGATCGGTAATGGTCTCACAGATCCAGCAATCCAATACAAAGCCTACACAGACTATGCATTGGACATGAACCTTATTCAGAAAGCTGACTATGACAGGATCAACAAATTCATCCCACCATGTGAATTTGCAATCAAACTTTGTG GTACAGATGGGAAAGCATCTTGCATGGCAGCATATATGGTCTGCAATACCATCTTCAACTCTATCATGAAGCTTGTTGGTACAAAGAAT TATTACGACGTTAGGAAGGAGTGCGAAGGGAAACTCTGCTACGACTTCTCAAACTTGGAGAAGTTCTTCGGCGATAAAGCAGTCAGACAGGCGATTGGAGTGGGTGACATTGAATTCGTCTCATGCAGCACTTCAGTTTATCAAGCAATGCTCACAGACTGGATGAGGAACTTGGAAGTCGGCATCCCAGCTCTACTTGAGGATGGGATCAATGTGCTCATATATGCTGGGGAATATGACCTTATATGCAATTGGCTCG GAAACTCAAGGTGGGTCCACTCCATGGAATGGTCTGGTCAGAAAGACTTTGCCAAAACTGCTGAATCATCGTTTTTAGTAGACGATGCCCAAGCTGGAGTCTTGAAGAGCCACGGGGCACTCAGCTTCCTCAAG GTTCACAATGCTGGCCACATGGTTCCGATGGACCAACCGAAGGCCGCCCTTGAAATGCTGAGGAGATTCACCCAGGGGAAACTCAAGGAGGCGGTTCCTGAAGAAGAGTCATCTACGACCACGTTTTACACCGCGATGTGA